A single window of Leopardus geoffroyi isolate Oge1 chromosome D4, O.geoffroyi_Oge1_pat1.0, whole genome shotgun sequence DNA harbors:
- the LCN10 gene encoding epididymal-specific lipocalin-10 isoform X1 → MGPGRLVPTLVLALVLAMGSRPQEQLPREAHSLNWNKFSGFWYILAVASDGQGFLPGRHRRKLGASTVKVHKVGQLKVVLAFSRSQGCQSHTLILRKDGKKAVFRNTRAYDSPGPGEGGLGWQCPLASSPRRGTGCLCRRRPRPPLRPGERGGRGRDGRPAHGAVRRAVAPGGAGVLDPSRTPLPCLSPAQ, encoded by the exons ATGGGACCGGGGAGGCTGGTGCCCACGCTGGTCCTGGCGCTCGTGCTGGCCATGGGGTCCCGGCCGCAGGAACAGCTGCCCAGGGAGGCCCACAGCCTCAACTGGAACAAG TTTTCAGGGTTCTGGTACATTCTGGCTGTTGCCTCCGATGGCCAGGGGTTCTTGCCTGGGAGACACAGGAGGAAGCTGGGGGCATCCACGGTGAAGGTTCACAAAGTGGGCCAGCTGAAGGTGGTCCTGGCCTTTAGCCG GTCACAGGGGTGCCAGTCACACACGTTAATTCTTCGGAAAGATGGGAAGAAGGCGGTGTTCAGGAACACACGTGCGTATGATAGCCCGGGGCCGGGAGAGGGAGGCCTGGGGTGGCAGTGCCCCCTGGCTTCGTCACCCAGACGCGGGACAGGGTGCCTCTGCCGGCGCCGTCCCCGGCCGCCCCTCCGTCCTGGGgaacgtggggggagggggcgggatgGGCGCCCGGCACACGGGGCGGTCAGGCGGGCCGTGGCCCCGGGGGGAGCAGGGGTTCTCGACCCCTCCCGCACACCCCTGCCTTGCCTCTCTCCCGCCCAGTGA